From Streptosporangium album, the proteins below share one genomic window:
- a CDS encoding chitinase translates to MNLRLNLRKFAAVAVLAVSGAMLVASPAHAANIATNPGFESGLIGWTCSASSGAAAVSSPVHGGSKALQATPQGSDTARCQQTVSVKPSSSYSLSAWVRGGYVFLGALGTGTTDTSTWTSSPSAYSQLSTTFTTGASTTSVTVYVNGWYGQGAYQADDIVLDGEAGQGQQPPAAPTGLTSTSTRTNAVLSWTASAGATGYNVYRNGAKVATATGTTYTETPPQGTYTYQVSAVNAAGESARSNQVSVVIGNDTPPPPGDLPKRVLVGYLHASFANGSGYIRMADVPDEWNVINLAFGEPTSVTSGDIRFRRCPVAECPNVESETDFVAGIRAKQALGKKVLISIGGQNGQVQLTTTAARDTFVQSVSAIIDRYGLDGLDIDFEGHSLYLNPGDTNLAAPTTPVIVNLISALKTLKARYGAKFVLTMAPETFFVQLGYQFYGPGPNGSADQRAGSYLPVIHAMRGDLTLLHVQDYNSGPITGLDNQYHTMGTHDFHVAMTDMLLAGFPIAGNPNNVFPALRPEQVAIGLPAAAYAGNGFTTVAEVQKAFDCLAKGTNCGPYRPRGVYPNLRGLMTWSINWDRYNSFEFSRGHRAYLNGLG, encoded by the coding sequence ATGAATCTTCGATTGAACCTCAGGAAATTCGCGGCGGTCGCCGTACTGGCCGTGAGCGGGGCGATGCTGGTCGCGTCGCCCGCTCATGCGGCCAACATCGCGACGAATCCGGGATTCGAGAGCGGGCTGATCGGCTGGACGTGTTCGGCCTCCTCCGGTGCCGCCGCGGTGTCGTCGCCGGTGCACGGCGGGTCGAAGGCGTTGCAGGCCACGCCTCAGGGCTCGGACACCGCGCGGTGTCAGCAGACGGTGAGCGTGAAGCCGTCCTCGTCGTACTCGCTGTCGGCATGGGTGCGGGGCGGTTACGTCTTCCTCGGGGCGCTCGGTACGGGGACGACGGACACCAGTACGTGGACGTCGTCGCCGTCGGCGTACTCGCAGCTGTCGACCACGTTCACCACCGGGGCGTCGACCACGTCGGTGACGGTCTACGTCAACGGCTGGTACGGCCAGGGCGCCTACCAGGCCGACGACATCGTCCTCGACGGCGAGGCCGGACAAGGGCAGCAGCCCCCGGCCGCGCCGACCGGCCTGACCAGCACGAGCACTCGCACCAACGCCGTGCTGAGCTGGACCGCCTCCGCCGGCGCGACCGGCTACAACGTCTACCGCAACGGCGCCAAGGTCGCCACGGCCACCGGGACCACCTACACCGAGACCCCTCCGCAGGGCACCTACACCTACCAGGTGAGCGCCGTCAACGCGGCGGGCGAGTCGGCCAGGTCCAACCAGGTCTCGGTGGTGATCGGCAACGACACTCCGCCGCCCCCGGGCGACCTGCCCAAGCGGGTGCTGGTCGGCTACCTGCACGCCTCCTTCGCCAACGGCTCCGGCTACATCCGGATGGCCGACGTGCCGGACGAGTGGAACGTCATCAACCTCGCCTTCGGCGAGCCGACCTCGGTGACCTCCGGTGACATCCGCTTCCGGCGGTGCCCGGTCGCCGAGTGCCCCAACGTCGAGTCCGAGACCGACTTCGTCGCCGGGATCCGGGCCAAGCAGGCGCTCGGCAAGAAGGTACTGATCTCCATCGGCGGCCAGAACGGACAGGTCCAGCTCACCACCACGGCCGCGCGGGACACGTTCGTGCAGTCGGTGAGCGCCATCATCGACAGGTACGGCCTCGACGGGCTGGACATCGACTTCGAGGGCCACTCGCTCTACCTCAACCCGGGCGACACCAACCTCGCCGCCCCGACCACCCCGGTCATCGTCAACCTGATCTCCGCGCTGAAGACCCTCAAGGCCAGGTACGGTGCGAAGTTCGTGCTGACCATGGCCCCGGAGACCTTCTTCGTCCAGCTCGGCTACCAGTTCTACGGCCCCGGCCCGAACGGCTCGGCCGACCAGCGGGCCGGGTCCTATCTCCCCGTCATCCACGCGATGCGGGGCGACCTGACCCTGCTGCACGTCCAGGACTACAACTCCGGGCCGATCACCGGGCTGGACAACCAGTACCACACCATGGGCACCCACGACTTCCACGTGGCCATGACGGACATGCTGCTGGCGGGCTTCCCGATCGCGGGGAACCCGAACAACGTCTTCCCCGCCCTGCGCCCGGAACAGGTCGCCATCGGTCTGCCCGCCGCGGCCTACGCGGGCAACGGCTTCACCACGGTGGCCGAGGTCCAGAAGGCCTTCGACTGCCTGGCCAAGGGGACCAACTGCGGGCCGTACCGGCCGCGCGGCGTCTACCCGAACCTGCGCGGCCTGATGACCTGGTCGATCAACTGGGACAGGTACAACTCCTTCGAGTTCTCCCGCGGCCACCGGGCCTATCTCAACGGCCTGGGCTGA
- a CDS encoding LapA family protein: MTRTPAGGPGPFGRWLASLSPRVWIALALAVLGAFFIAQNRVPVRIRWLTFTVTSPLWIALLAVMLVGVIIGLLLRRRSAKRR, translated from the coding sequence ATGACGAGGACACCGGCGGGCGGGCCCGGACCGTTCGGCAGATGGCTGGCCTCACTGTCGCCGCGCGTGTGGATCGCCCTGGCGCTTGCCGTGCTCGGCGCGTTCTTCATCGCGCAGAACCGCGTTCCCGTCCGGATCCGATGGCTGACGTTCACGGTGACCTCGCCGCTCTGGATCGCGCTGCTGGCCGTGATGCTGGTCGGCGTGATCATTGGGCTGCTGCTCCGCCGCCGGTCGGCGAAGCGGAGGTGA
- a CDS encoding ATP-binding protein has product MQATVTVTPAQLPDVLLHVAVVRPVFLWGAPGIGKSSLVRAFAGALGLECVTLLGTQLAPEDLIGVPELINGRSRFAPPESIARDEPYCLFLDELNASAPEVQKAFYSLILDRRIGTYELPEGSVVIGAGNRATDNALARPMASALVNRLVHVHLRASATDWLTWATDNAIHPWIVEYLVQRPDHLWSAPPKTEEPFSSPRAWHMLSDVMHSYGDALDDDTLATLAFGTLTTAHASAFRAYVKTVRHAYDLDAVIKGDVSWPRAPEDRDLLYFLSETFRARLVKELPADKRGASSRGRDLAFRSKTLLVELAEISLECAQLVIANDANGTPALPVWFLAEVGRDLPRLVAARS; this is encoded by the coding sequence ATGCAGGCAACCGTCACCGTGACCCCGGCCCAACTGCCGGACGTGCTGCTGCACGTCGCCGTCGTGCGGCCGGTGTTCCTGTGGGGAGCACCCGGCATCGGCAAGAGCTCCCTGGTCCGTGCCTTCGCCGGCGCGCTCGGCCTGGAGTGCGTGACCCTGCTCGGCACGCAGCTGGCCCCGGAGGACCTCATCGGCGTGCCCGAGCTGATCAACGGCCGGAGCCGTTTCGCCCCGCCCGAGTCGATCGCCAGGGACGAGCCGTACTGCCTGTTCCTCGACGAGCTGAACGCCTCGGCGCCCGAGGTGCAGAAGGCGTTCTACTCGCTCATCCTCGACCGCCGCATCGGCACCTACGAGCTGCCCGAGGGCTCGGTCGTGATCGGCGCCGGCAACCGGGCCACCGACAACGCCCTGGCCCGGCCGATGGCCTCGGCACTGGTCAACCGTCTCGTCCACGTCCACCTGCGCGCCTCGGCGACCGACTGGCTGACATGGGCGACGGACAACGCCATCCACCCGTGGATCGTCGAATACCTCGTCCAGCGCCCCGACCACCTGTGGAGCGCCCCGCCCAAGACCGAGGAGCCGTTCTCCTCCCCACGCGCCTGGCACATGCTCTCGGACGTCATGCACTCCTACGGCGACGCACTGGACGACGACACCCTCGCCACGCTGGCCTTCGGCACCCTCACCACCGCCCACGCCTCGGCCTTCCGCGCCTACGTCAAGACCGTCCGTCACGCCTACGACCTCGACGCCGTGATCAAGGGAGACGTCTCCTGGCCGCGCGCTCCCGAGGACCGCGACCTGCTCTACTTCCTGTCCGAGACCTTCCGGGCCCGCCTGGTGAAGGAGCTCCCCGCCGACAAGCGGGGCGCGTCCTCCCGGGGCCGCGACCTCGCCTTCCGGTCCAAGACCCTGCTGGTCGAGCTGGCCGAGATCTCGCTGGAGTGCGCCCAGCTCGTCATCGCCAACGACGCGAACGGCACCCCCGCCCTCCCCGTCTGGTTCCTCGCCGAGGTCGGACGCGACCTTCCCCGGCTCGTCGCGGCGCGCAGCTGA
- a CDS encoding vWA domain-containing protein, whose product MSRQKAKTDPWREAVNNGWNTVIGHPLFRPHGRFLYVARDGELPAGAWATVSAAGRVRHHPAHRADAAEWAWVFAHLLLHLGFGHADPRSAMPADIGEKADDSWTTGALPEHAYHAACCLAVDRFLHTLKIGRCPAPLPEDLPAEDEVTLSERWRRLGLPAAYEPTGPPDFVIGDEETAKREDFQRHFAVGVADSATAALDLAGRPRSSADSHVEGPWDLALRWFVSSYPLLGALAAGMKLVADVELAKDWQISIAAVSSEAAEIYVNPLVRMSAAEWRFVLAHEMLHAALRHGDRIGGRDPYLWNVAADYVINGWLVEMAVGEMPEGLLFDQSLAGLSAEAVYDRIATDLRRMRKLATLRGRGLGDVLDRPLPHPGAPGRYVDLDDYYRNALSTGLAYHHNSGRGHLPSGLEQEIRALDQPPLPWDAALARWFEEHVPAVEKRRSYARASRRQAASPGIPRPGWTRPEERVRQATFGVVLDTSGSMNAKLLGKALGAIASYALSRDVPRARVVFCDAAAYDAGYLPVEEISGRVRVRGRGGTVLQPGVNLLERADDFPPDGPILLITDGYCDVLRIRREHAFLIPEGARLPFTPRGPVLRLTSSP is encoded by the coding sequence ATGAGCAGGCAGAAGGCGAAGACCGATCCCTGGCGGGAGGCGGTGAACAACGGCTGGAACACGGTCATCGGCCACCCGCTCTTCCGCCCCCATGGCAGGTTCCTCTACGTCGCCCGCGACGGCGAGCTGCCGGCCGGTGCCTGGGCCACGGTCTCCGCGGCGGGCCGGGTCCGCCACCACCCCGCACACCGCGCCGACGCCGCGGAGTGGGCCTGGGTCTTCGCGCACCTCCTGCTCCACCTCGGGTTCGGCCACGCCGATCCCCGCTCCGCCATGCCCGCCGACATCGGCGAGAAGGCGGACGACTCCTGGACCACCGGCGCCCTGCCCGAGCACGCCTACCACGCCGCCTGCTGCCTGGCGGTCGACCGCTTCCTGCACACCCTGAAGATCGGCCGCTGCCCGGCCCCGCTGCCGGAGGACCTGCCGGCCGAAGACGAGGTCACGCTCTCGGAACGGTGGCGGCGTCTCGGCCTGCCCGCCGCGTACGAGCCGACCGGCCCCCCGGACTTCGTCATCGGCGACGAGGAGACCGCCAAGCGCGAGGACTTCCAGCGCCACTTCGCCGTCGGAGTGGCCGACTCGGCCACCGCCGCGCTCGACCTCGCCGGCAGGCCGCGCAGCTCAGCCGACAGCCATGTCGAGGGGCCGTGGGACCTGGCACTGCGCTGGTTCGTCTCGTCCTACCCGCTGCTCGGCGCCCTCGCCGCGGGCATGAAACTCGTCGCCGACGTGGAACTGGCCAAGGACTGGCAGATCTCGATCGCCGCGGTCAGCTCCGAGGCCGCCGAGATCTACGTCAACCCGCTGGTACGGATGTCGGCCGCGGAGTGGCGCTTCGTGCTGGCCCACGAGATGCTGCACGCCGCGCTGCGGCACGGCGACCGGATCGGCGGGCGCGACCCCTACCTCTGGAACGTCGCCGCCGACTACGTGATCAACGGCTGGCTGGTGGAGATGGCGGTCGGCGAGATGCCCGAAGGGCTGCTGTTCGACCAGTCGCTGGCGGGACTCTCGGCCGAGGCCGTCTACGACAGGATCGCCACCGACCTGCGCCGCATGCGCAAGCTCGCCACCCTGCGCGGCCGCGGGCTCGGCGACGTGCTCGACCGCCCGCTGCCGCACCCGGGCGCACCGGGCCGCTACGTCGACCTGGACGACTACTACCGCAACGCCCTGTCCACCGGCCTGGCCTACCACCACAACAGCGGCAGGGGCCACCTGCCCAGCGGGCTGGAACAGGAGATCCGCGCCCTGGACCAGCCGCCGCTGCCCTGGGACGCCGCCCTGGCCCGCTGGTTCGAGGAACACGTCCCCGCGGTGGAGAAGCGCCGCAGCTACGCCCGCGCCTCCCGCCGCCAGGCCGCCAGCCCCGGCATCCCGCGCCCGGGCTGGACCCGGCCCGAGGAGCGCGTGCGGCAGGCGACCTTCGGCGTCGTGCTGGACACCTCCGGATCGATGAACGCCAAGCTCCTCGGCAAGGCACTGGGCGCCATCGCCTCCTACGCGCTCTCCCGCGACGTGCCCCGGGCACGGGTCGTGTTCTGCGACGCCGCCGCTTACGACGCCGGATACCTCCCGGTCGAGGAGATCTCCGGCAGGGTCAGGGTGCGCGGGCGGGGCGGCACCGTCCTGCAACCGGGAGTCAACCTGCTGGAACGGGCCGACGACTTCCCACCCGACGGTCCGATCCTGCTGATCACCGACGGTTACTGTGACGTGCTCCGTATCCGCCGCGAGCACGCCTTCCTGATCCCCGAGGGGGCGCGACTCCCCTTCACCCCGCGCGGTCCGGTCCTCCGCCTGACCTCCTCCCCGTAA
- a CDS encoding arylamine N-acetyltransferase family protein, with product MDEYLKRIGADRPAGPDAESLRELQLRHLLTVPFENLSIHLGEPVVLDDQALVEKIVGRRRGGFCYEVNGAFAALLRSLGYRVTMLSARPSSGDSVGVPFDHLALRVDAPDPWLVDVGFGAFSHHPLRLDLRTDQPDPGGVFRVVETADGDLDVLKDGVLEYRLEQRPRVLADYVPTCWWHQTSPASHFTRSLVCSLLTETGRVTLSDRLLVHTSGGERREQHLTTDAETFAAYRDHFGIELTRLPTAPVSKE from the coding sequence ATGGACGAATACCTCAAACGGATCGGTGCCGACCGTCCCGCCGGCCCCGACGCCGAGTCACTCCGTGAGCTGCAACTGCGTCACCTGCTGACGGTGCCGTTTGAGAACCTGAGCATTCACCTCGGCGAACCCGTCGTGCTCGACGACCAGGCGCTTGTCGAGAAGATCGTCGGCAGGCGGAGGGGCGGCTTCTGCTACGAAGTGAACGGTGCCTTCGCCGCGCTGCTCCGCTCGCTGGGCTACCGGGTGACCATGCTCTCCGCCCGGCCCTCCAGCGGCGACTCCGTCGGGGTCCCCTTCGACCACCTCGCACTGCGGGTGGACGCCCCCGACCCGTGGCTCGTCGACGTCGGCTTCGGAGCATTCAGCCACCATCCGCTCCGCCTCGACCTGCGTACCGACCAGCCCGACCCCGGCGGTGTCTTCCGCGTCGTCGAAACCGCCGACGGCGACCTCGACGTGCTGAAGGACGGCGTGCTCGAATACCGCCTCGAACAGCGGCCACGCGTCCTGGCCGACTACGTGCCGACCTGCTGGTGGCACCAGACCTCGCCCGCGTCGCACTTCACCCGGTCTCTCGTCTGCTCGCTCCTCACCGAGACGGGACGCGTCACGCTGAGCGACAGACTGCTCGTGCACACCTCGGGAGGCGAGCGCAGGGAGCAGCACCTGACCACCGACGCCGAGACGTTCGCCGCCTACCGCGACCACTTCGGCATCGAGTTGACCCGGCTGCCCACGGCACCCGTGTCAAAGGAATGA
- a CDS encoding helix-turn-helix transcriptional regulator, with protein MYREWAPDPAIAGRVICLWTSTATSSVTELVVPDGSVDLIWAPEGPQVAGPDTGPKPVRMVPGDRYLGIRFRPGAVGETFGVPLEALRDLRVPLVELGVLPELTAENMQEALAVRLRTTSGPDPAAPAIAAALRTGRSVREVAWELGLSERQLHRRSLQAFGYGPKMLQRVIRFQRALRLARRGKPLAEVAVDSGYADQAHLANEVRRLAGVPMGQLVNRP; from the coding sequence ATGTACCGCGAGTGGGCCCCGGATCCGGCGATCGCCGGACGAGTGATCTGTCTCTGGACGTCGACGGCGACCTCCTCGGTGACGGAACTGGTGGTTCCCGACGGTTCGGTCGATCTGATCTGGGCCCCGGAGGGTCCGCAGGTCGCCGGGCCGGATACCGGGCCGAAGCCTGTCCGGATGGTCCCTGGTGACCGCTATCTAGGGATCCGCTTCCGGCCGGGCGCGGTGGGCGAGACGTTCGGCGTGCCGCTCGAGGCCCTACGTGATCTGCGGGTGCCGCTGGTTGAGCTGGGCGTGCTGCCGGAGCTGACGGCGGAGAACATGCAGGAGGCGCTGGCCGTACGGCTCCGCACGACGTCCGGCCCCGACCCTGCCGCGCCGGCGATCGCCGCGGCGTTGCGGACCGGGCGGAGCGTCAGAGAGGTGGCGTGGGAGCTCGGGCTCAGCGAACGGCAGCTCCACCGCAGATCGCTACAGGCCTTCGGGTACGGGCCCAAGATGCTTCAGCGCGTGATCCGTTTTCAGCGGGCGCTGCGGCTGGCCCGGCGGGGGAAGCCGCTGGCCGAGGTGGCCGTGGACAGTGGCTATGCCGACCAGGCCCACCTGGCCAACGAGGTCAGGCGGCTGGCCGGGGTGCCCATGGGTCAGCTCGTGAACCGTCCGTAG
- a CDS encoding AI-2E family transporter has protein sequence MITLFGIRTIGSIVGPVLLALVLVLAVSPVRTWLHRRGAPGWTLVAVPLTIVLLLLFGMVAILTIAVAQTANLASTYGPQFNQLIAQAQKVAAKFGVGTDQVNQAIKSFDLGKIFALIQGFASGLFGVFSALVLVTVLLLAMCLDAQPFSRVLALGTAHRPRLVLALHEFAHKTRRYLIVSTVFGLVCAALDVIALWLLNVPLPLLWGVLALITNYIPNLGFIIGLAPPALLGLLEGGPKTMIFVIVSYVVINFVVQSLIQPKFLGDAVGLSTTMTLLSLLVWAFVLGPLGALLAIPLSLLVRALLIDSDPNGEWAAALISGELPSGSPEKSPPGKRP, from the coding sequence ATGATCACACTGTTTGGTATCAGGACCATCGGGTCGATCGTCGGACCCGTACTACTGGCTCTTGTGCTCGTCCTGGCGGTCTCCCCCGTAAGAACCTGGCTCCATAGACGGGGTGCTCCCGGATGGACTCTGGTCGCGGTCCCGCTGACCATCGTGCTGCTCCTGTTGTTCGGCATGGTGGCGATCCTGACCATCGCGGTCGCCCAGACGGCCAACCTCGCCTCGACCTACGGTCCGCAGTTCAACCAGCTCATCGCCCAGGCACAGAAAGTGGCCGCGAAGTTCGGCGTCGGCACCGATCAGGTGAATCAGGCGATCAAGTCATTCGACCTGGGAAAGATCTTCGCACTCATCCAGGGCTTCGCGAGCGGACTGTTCGGCGTGTTCTCCGCCCTGGTTCTCGTCACGGTCCTGTTGCTGGCCATGTGCCTGGACGCGCAGCCCTTCTCGCGGGTCCTCGCCCTGGGAACCGCCCACCGGCCCAGGCTCGTTCTGGCACTCCACGAATTCGCCCACAAGACCCGCCGCTATCTCATTGTCTCGACGGTGTTCGGACTTGTCTGCGCGGCGCTGGACGTGATCGCACTCTGGCTGCTCAACGTGCCGCTTCCGCTGCTCTGGGGTGTGCTGGCGCTGATCACCAACTACATCCCCAACCTGGGTTTCATCATCGGGCTGGCCCCTCCTGCCCTGCTCGGTCTGCTGGAGGGTGGCCCCAAGACCATGATCTTCGTGATCGTCTCCTACGTGGTGATCAATTTCGTGGTCCAGTCGCTGATCCAGCCGAAGTTCCTCGGTGACGCCGTGGGACTGTCCACGACCATGACGTTGCTGTCACTCCTCGTGTGGGCGTTCGTGCTCGGCCCGCTGGGCGCGCTGCTAGCCATCCCCCTCAGCCTGCTGGTCCGCGCGCTGCTGATCGACAGTGATCCCAACGGTGAATGGGCCGCGGCTCTCATCTCGGGAGAGCTCCCCTCCGGCTCCCCGGAGAAGTCCCCTCCGGGCAAACGCCCGTGA
- a CDS encoding phosphodiester glycosidase family protein — protein sequence MSRRIVVGLSAIALSVTAIPAQADGASLTFPTSTFPLGNSAAPVKNQRSVVPGVDLFSLKQGKSTEGWTVTVLMPNGHEDGGLTTAQTRAAEVQAAGFTPAVQKVTQPAAADAPAVDRYLVRIGLWTFAERAKADKVVKELKEFDIRAKTDYLADDGLQTTGPWTMNVLMVDPKVFKGSFRTSVGASVAKRETTSSMARRAGAIAGVNGGFFNIHTPKALQGDPMGISVVGGKLLSEAVPGRSGVVITGRKIQITELKTTITATPADGAKTEVKGINRAAGTDELVLYTEEFGTKTAADGGTEIVVDAQGKIIKVREGGGIVSRGTYVLHGTGVMADWLLEHALETSTMKLDTRVIDLRTKRTVPLTPETYIMGGGVGLVRNGQVRITAQADGQASFNMMLRRHPRTMAGVTKSGGLILVTVDGRNPGVTVGASMVEAAQLMRWLGAKQAINLDGGGSSAMVVGHKVINRPSDGSERTVGDALFITP from the coding sequence ATGTCGCGACGTATCGTCGTCGGGCTTTCTGCCATAGCACTCAGCGTCACAGCAATTCCCGCCCAAGCCGACGGGGCGAGCCTGACCTTCCCCACCTCGACGTTTCCGCTTGGCAACAGCGCCGCTCCGGTCAAGAACCAGCGCAGCGTGGTGCCGGGCGTAGACCTTTTCAGCCTGAAACAGGGGAAGTCCACCGAGGGATGGACCGTGACGGTGCTCATGCCCAATGGGCACGAGGACGGCGGGCTGACCACCGCTCAGACCAGAGCGGCGGAGGTCCAGGCCGCCGGGTTCACCCCGGCCGTGCAGAAGGTCACGCAACCCGCCGCCGCGGACGCTCCGGCCGTGGACCGTTACCTTGTCCGCATCGGGCTATGGACATTCGCGGAACGCGCCAAGGCCGACAAGGTGGTGAAGGAACTCAAGGAGTTCGACATCCGGGCCAAGACCGACTATCTCGCTGACGACGGCCTGCAGACCACCGGGCCCTGGACCATGAACGTCCTGATGGTGGACCCCAAGGTCTTCAAGGGATCGTTCAGAACGAGTGTCGGGGCCAGCGTCGCCAAGCGCGAGACGACCAGCTCGATGGCCAGGCGGGCCGGGGCCATCGCCGGCGTCAACGGCGGCTTCTTCAACATTCACACGCCCAAGGCGCTCCAGGGCGACCCGATGGGGATTTCAGTGGTGGGAGGCAAACTTCTCAGCGAAGCGGTACCCGGTCGCAGCGGCGTCGTCATCACCGGTCGCAAGATCCAGATCACCGAGCTGAAGACGACTATCACCGCGACCCCGGCTGACGGGGCGAAGACCGAGGTCAAAGGTATCAACCGGGCTGCCGGAACGGACGAACTCGTCCTTTACACCGAGGAGTTCGGCACCAAGACCGCAGCCGACGGCGGGACCGAGATCGTGGTCGACGCCCAAGGTAAGATCATCAAGGTCCGCGAGGGTGGCGGCATCGTCTCGCGCGGCACCTACGTGCTCCATGGCACCGGCGTCATGGCCGACTGGCTGCTGGAACACGCCCTGGAGACCTCCACCATGAAGCTCGACACCAGGGTCATCGACCTGCGGACCAAACGGACCGTGCCGCTCACCCCGGAGACATACATCATGGGCGGCGGCGTGGGGCTCGTGAGAAACGGCCAGGTGCGGATTACCGCCCAAGCCGACGGACAGGCATCCTTCAACATGATGCTCCGTCGCCACCCCCGCACGATGGCCGGCGTCACCAAGTCCGGCGGCCTGATCCTGGTCACGGTGGACGGACGCAATCCCGGTGTCACCGTGGGCGCCTCAATGGTGGAGGCGGCTCAGCTGATGCGCTGGCTGGGTGCCAAGCAGGCCATAAACCTCGACGGTGGCGGATCGAGTGCGATGGTTGTCGGCCACAAGGTCATCAACCGTCCTTCGGACGGCAGTGAGCGGACCGTAGGCGACGCTCTGTTCATCACGCCCTGA
- a CDS encoding cupin domain-containing protein, whose translation MPDILVPETADLARMVAAAGIFAVPTDGVQLSPDELEPAQILAGSPQISSIELWPSPDGSQSRGIWEITPGTVIDVEHDEIFVVMSGRATVEVEGGATIELTPGTVCLLADGAKTTWIVHETLRKVYHSLS comes from the coding sequence ATGCCCGACATCCTCGTCCCCGAGACCGCCGACCTGGCCCGCATGGTCGCCGCCGCCGGGATCTTCGCCGTCCCCACGGACGGCGTGCAGCTGTCACCTGACGAGTTGGAGCCCGCCCAGATCCTGGCCGGCTCGCCGCAGATCTCCTCGATCGAGCTGTGGCCCTCACCCGACGGCTCACAGAGCCGGGGCATCTGGGAGATCACCCCGGGCACGGTGATCGACGTCGAACATGATGAGATCTTCGTGGTCATGTCCGGCCGGGCCACCGTGGAGGTCGAGGGCGGTGCCACCATCGAACTCACCCCGGGCACGGTCTGTCTCCTCGCCGACGGCGCCAAGACAACCTGGATCGTCCACGAGACACTCCGGAAGGTGTATCACTCCCTGAGCTGA